One segment of Acidovorax sp. DW039 DNA contains the following:
- a CDS encoding pyridoxal phosphate-dependent aminotransferase, producing the protein MRSVIAQLEASKIREIANADMGRKDVLAFWFGESDEVTPEVIRRAAIESLESGETFYSQNCGLPELREALGQYMTESHPAASVDAGRIVVTSGGVSALMLAVQALVDAGDEVVIVTPVWPNLVAQPTIMGAQVRCVPLRPHAGAWGLDMPALLGAITARTKLLILNAPNNPTGWTLTREEQQQILAHCRSTGTWILADEVYEKLYYEPTAQGCAPSFLDVAAPDDRLVVAHSFSKSFLMTGWRLGWLVLPEALVDAMGKLIEFNTSCASVFTQRAALAALAYRKEITPRVVSHFKHCRDTLVPLLAELPGVQVAPARGGMYAFFRMEGLDDSMEVAKRLVAEAGLGLAPGDAFGPEGRGWLRWCFASKDVGRLAEGVRRLREWLARQHG; encoded by the coding sequence ATGCGCTCTGTCATTGCCCAGCTTGAAGCTTCCAAAATTCGTGAAATTGCCAACGCGGACATGGGCCGCAAGGATGTTCTGGCTTTCTGGTTTGGAGAGAGCGATGAAGTCACCCCTGAAGTGATTCGCCGCGCGGCCATTGAGTCGCTGGAGAGTGGGGAAACCTTCTATTCGCAGAACTGTGGCCTGCCCGAGTTGCGGGAGGCTCTGGGCCAGTACATGACCGAATCCCATCCTGCGGCGAGCGTTGACGCCGGGCGCATTGTGGTCACTTCGGGTGGCGTCAGTGCGCTGATGCTGGCAGTGCAGGCGCTGGTGGATGCGGGTGATGAGGTGGTCATCGTCACGCCCGTCTGGCCCAATCTGGTGGCCCAGCCCACCATCATGGGCGCCCAGGTGCGCTGCGTGCCGCTGCGCCCTCACGCGGGCGCATGGGGGCTCGACATGCCTGCGCTGCTCGGTGCCATTACGGCGCGCACCAAACTGCTCATCCTCAACGCGCCCAACAACCCCACGGGCTGGACGCTGACGCGCGAGGAGCAGCAGCAGATTCTGGCGCACTGCCGCAGCACCGGCACCTGGATCCTGGCCGACGAGGTGTACGAAAAGCTCTACTACGAGCCCACCGCCCAGGGCTGTGCGCCCAGTTTTCTTGATGTGGCCGCGCCCGATGACCGCTTGGTGGTGGCGCACAGCTTTTCCAAAAGCTTTTTGATGACCGGCTGGCGCTTGGGCTGGCTGGTGCTGCCCGAGGCGCTGGTCGATGCTATGGGCAAGCTGATCGAGTTCAACACCTCGTGCGCCAGCGTGTTCACCCAGCGCGCTGCGCTGGCAGCGCTGGCTTACCGCAAAGAAATTACGCCCCGGGTGGTGTCGCACTTCAAGCACTGCAGAGACACGCTCGTGCCGTTGCTGGCCGAGCTGCCAGGGGTGCAGGTGGCGCCAGCCCGTGGCGGCATGTATGCCTTTTTCCGCATGGAAGGGCTGGATGACTCGATGGAGGTAGCCAAACGACTGGTCGCCGAGGCGGGCTTGGGCCTGGCCCCCGGCGATGCCTTTGGCCCTGAGGGGCGTGGCTGGCTGCGCTGGTGTTTCGCGTCCAAGGACGTGGGGCGGCTTGCAGAAGGAGTGCGGCGGTTGCGCGAGTGGCTGGCCCGGCAACACGGCTGA
- a CDS encoding plasmid stabilization protein, giving the protein MPRAAWSAKRERQYEHIKDSLQERGRSPDVAEEIAARTVNKERAQHGEARTASPQTLRDTPAPVRGGKRSHQGPQGRTKAQLYEDAKRKGIAGRSKMSKAELERAVDG; this is encoded by the coding sequence ATGCCACGAGCCGCCTGGAGCGCAAAGCGTGAACGCCAGTACGAACACATCAAAGACAGCCTGCAGGAACGGGGGCGCAGCCCCGATGTGGCCGAGGAAATAGCGGCACGCACCGTGAACAAAGAGCGCGCCCAACATGGCGAAGCCCGCACCGCCAGCCCCCAAACGTTGCGCGACACACCCGCCCCCGTGCGCGGCGGCAAACGCTCACACCAAGGGCCGCAGGGTCGTACCAAGGCGCAACTGTACGAGGACGCAAAACGAAAAGGCATCGCTGGGCGGTCGAAGATGAGCAAGGCGGAACTGGAGCGGGCGGTGGACGGGTAG
- the ureC gene encoding urease subunit alpha: MATIGRRAYAEMFGPTVGDRLRLADTELLLEVEADYTLRAGSYGEEVKFGGGKTIRDGMAQSQRTNAGGAVDTVLTNALVIDHTGIFKADIGLKAGRIAAIGKAGNPDTQPGVDIIIGPGTEVISCEGNIVTAGGIDSHIHYICPQQIEEALASGVTTMLGGGTGPATGTLATTCTSGPFNMERMLQAADAFPMNLGFLGKGNASLPDALHEQINAGAIGLKLHEDWGTTPSAISNCLDVADETDTQVAIHSDTLNESGFVENTIAAVAGRGICAFHTEGAGGGHAPDILRVVGEDNFLPSSTNPTMPYTHNTLDEHVDMLMVCHHLDASIAEDLAFAESRIRKETIAAEDILHDLGAISMMSSDSQAMGRVGEVILRTWQTAHKMKVQRGWLAPTAGRDELAEILQRNDNFRIKRYVAKYTINPAIAHGIAHEVGSLEVGKWADIVIWKPAFFGVKPALILKGGLIAMAAMGDPNASIPTPQPVHYRPMFGAFGGAIAKTSLTFVSQAGLNAGIGERFGLRKQLSAVRNIRGVRKQHMVHNSYTPKMEVDAQTYTVRADGQLLTCEPATVLPMAQRYFLF, from the coding sequence ATGGCAACCATTGGACGACGCGCCTATGCCGAAATGTTCGGCCCCACCGTGGGCGACCGGCTGCGCCTGGCCGACACCGAACTCCTCCTTGAAGTCGAAGCCGACTACACCCTGCGCGCGGGCAGCTACGGCGAAGAGGTGAAATTTGGCGGCGGCAAAACCATTCGCGACGGCATGGCGCAAAGCCAGCGCACCAATGCGGGTGGGGCTGTCGATACCGTGCTGACCAACGCCCTGGTGATTGACCACACCGGCATCTTCAAGGCCGACATCGGCCTCAAGGCAGGCCGCATCGCCGCCATCGGCAAGGCGGGCAACCCCGACACGCAACCCGGCGTGGACATCATCATCGGCCCCGGCACCGAGGTCATCAGCTGCGAGGGCAACATCGTCACCGCGGGCGGCATCGACAGCCACATCCACTACATCTGTCCGCAGCAGATTGAGGAAGCCCTGGCCAGCGGCGTGACCACCATGCTGGGTGGCGGCACCGGCCCCGCCACCGGCACACTGGCCACCACCTGCACGTCGGGCCCCTTCAACATGGAGCGCATGCTGCAGGCGGCTGATGCCTTCCCGATGAACCTGGGCTTTTTGGGCAAAGGCAACGCCAGCCTGCCCGATGCGCTGCACGAGCAGATCAACGCCGGGGCCATCGGTCTCAAGCTGCACGAAGACTGGGGCACCACGCCCTCGGCCATCAGCAACTGCCTGGATGTGGCGGACGAGACCGACACGCAGGTCGCCATCCACAGTGACACGCTCAATGAATCGGGCTTTGTGGAGAACACCATTGCCGCCGTGGCCGGGCGCGGCATCTGCGCCTTCCACACCGAAGGCGCGGGCGGCGGGCACGCACCCGACATCCTGCGCGTGGTGGGCGAGGACAACTTCTTGCCCTCGTCCACCAACCCCACCATGCCGTACACGCACAACACGCTGGACGAGCACGTGGACATGCTCATGGTGTGCCACCACCTCGACGCCAGCATTGCCGAAGACCTGGCCTTTGCCGAAAGCCGCATCCGCAAGGAGACCATCGCCGCCGAAGACATCCTGCACGACCTGGGCGCGATCAGCATGATGAGCAGCGACAGCCAAGCCATGGGCCGCGTGGGCGAAGTCATCCTGCGCACCTGGCAAACCGCGCACAAGATGAAGGTGCAGCGCGGCTGGCTGGCCCCCACTGCGGGCCGCGACGAGCTGGCCGAGATCCTGCAGCGCAACGACAACTTCCGCATCAAGCGCTACGTGGCCAAGTACACGATCAACCCCGCCATTGCGCACGGCATTGCCCACGAGGTGGGCTCGCTGGAAGTGGGCAAGTGGGCAGACATCGTGATCTGGAAGCCTGCGTTCTTCGGCGTGAAGCCTGCGCTCATCCTCAAGGGCGGGCTCATCGCCATGGCCGCGATGGGCGACCCGAATGCCTCCATCCCCACGCCGCAGCCCGTGCACTACCGGCCCATGTTCGGCGCGTTCGGCGGGGCCATTGCCAAGACTTCGCTCACCTTTGTGTCGCAAGCGGGTCTGAATGCGGGCATTGGCGAACGCTTTGGCCTGCGCAAGCAGCTCAGCGCCGTGCGCAACATCCGTGGCGTGCGCAAGCAGCACATGGTGCACAACAGCTACACGCCCAAGATGGAGGTGGACGCGCAGACCTACACCGTGCGCGCCGACGGCCAATTGCTCACTTGCGAGCCCGCCACCGTGCTGCCCATGGCGCAGCGCTACTTTTTGTTCTGA
- a CDS encoding urease subunit gamma, translated as MELTPREKDKLLIFTAALLAERRKARGLKLNYPEAVALISAAVMEGARDGKTVAQLMSEGRTVLTRADVMDGIAEMIPDIQVEATFPDGTKLVTVHQPIL; from the coding sequence ATGGAACTCACCCCCAGAGAAAAAGACAAGCTGCTGATCTTCACTGCCGCCCTGCTGGCCGAGCGCCGCAAGGCCCGGGGGCTGAAGCTCAACTACCCCGAGGCCGTGGCCCTGATCAGCGCTGCCGTGATGGAAGGCGCGCGCGACGGCAAGACGGTAGCCCAGCTCATGAGCGAAGGCCGCACGGTGCTGACCCGCGCCGATGTGATGGACGGCATCGCAGAGATGATTCCGGACATCCAGGTCGAGGCCACCTTTCCCGATGGCACCAAGCTCGTGACGGTGCATCAGCCGATTTTATGA
- a CDS encoding HupE/UreJ family protein, translating into MHLSRTKSTLILIAASALSMSASAHTGVEAHSHSGFISGFVHPLFGLDHLAAMVAVGLWSALAARKAGPELAWGPLGFAAMLLVGAVLGLQGVMVPAVEPMIAASLLVTGLLVVSRLRVPGLVAALGVGAFALFHGVAHGLELAGETSAWPTLAGMLTATVLLHCAGLAAGWALRQRTVWISRTAGMAVALMGGALLAQMA; encoded by the coding sequence ATGCACCTCTCCCGCACCAAATCCACTCTTATTCTGATAGCTGCCAGCGCTTTATCCATGAGCGCTAGCGCCCATACGGGCGTAGAAGCGCACAGCCACAGCGGTTTCATCAGCGGCTTTGTGCACCCCCTGTTCGGGCTGGACCACCTGGCCGCCATGGTGGCCGTGGGCCTGTGGAGTGCGCTGGCAGCCCGCAAGGCCGGGCCCGAGCTGGCCTGGGGCCCGTTGGGCTTTGCCGCCATGCTGCTGGTGGGCGCAGTGCTGGGCCTGCAGGGCGTGATGGTGCCTGCGGTGGAGCCCATGATTGCGGCCTCGCTGCTCGTCACCGGCCTGCTGGTGGTGTCGCGCCTGCGGGTGCCCGGGCTGGTGGCGGCGCTGGGCGTGGGCGCGTTTGCCCTGTTCCACGGCGTGGCCCACGGGCTGGAACTGGCAGGAGAGACCAGCGCCTGGCCCACCCTGGCAGGGATGCTGACAGCCACCGTGCTGCTGCACTGCGCAGGCCTGGCCGCAGGCTGGGCGCTGCGCCAGCGCACGGTGTGGATCAGCCGCACCGCAGGCATGGCCGTGGCCCTGATGGGTGGCGCGCTGCTGGCGCAGATGGCCTGA
- a CDS encoding urease subunit beta, giving the protein MIPGELITEPGEHVLNAGRRTLTLVVRNTGDRPIQVGSHYHFAETNNALGFDRAAARGMRLNIASGTAVRFEPGQERTVELVDYAGERKVYGFQGLTQGAL; this is encoded by the coding sequence ATGATCCCTGGCGAACTCATCACCGAACCCGGCGAGCACGTGCTCAACGCGGGCCGCCGCACCCTCACGCTGGTGGTGCGCAACACGGGCGACCGGCCCATCCAGGTCGGCTCGCACTACCACTTTGCCGAGACGAACAATGCCCTGGGCTTTGACCGGGCGGCTGCGCGCGGCATGCGGCTGAACATTGCTTCGGGCACCGCCGTGCGCTTTGAGCCCGGCCAGGAGCGCACCGTGGAGCTGGTGGACTACGCGGGCGAGCGCAAGGTGTACGGCTTTCAGGGCCTGACGCAGGGCGCGCTCTGA
- the ureE gene encoding urease accessory protein UreE yields the protein MIQVSKLIPQGQGLAPVLLKRAATVELDWDVRQKSRFAATDSAGRELGIFLPRGTLVRGGDVLVAEDGSLVRVVAAQQPVLVITHCPQHGTAFDLTRAAYHLGNRHVPIELQPDHLKIEPDHVLADMLRAMHLIVTEQDLAFEPEGGAYAAGHGGGHSHGEHGHGKGHDHHHGHEHSHDHSHGHTHEHGHSHDHNHAAAPSAPSAAPARGRTVSIPVVAQGHVHGPGCNHDH from the coding sequence ATGATCCAGGTTTCCAAACTCATCCCCCAGGGCCAAGGCCTGGCCCCTGTGCTGCTCAAGCGCGCCGCCACGGTCGAACTCGACTGGGACGTGCGCCAGAAAAGCCGCTTTGCCGCCACCGACTCGGCCGGGCGCGAACTGGGCATCTTCCTGCCACGGGGCACCCTGGTGCGCGGCGGCGATGTGCTGGTGGCCGAAGACGGTTCGCTGGTGCGCGTAGTGGCCGCCCAGCAGCCCGTGCTGGTCATCACCCACTGCCCACAACACGGCACCGCGTTTGACCTGACCCGCGCCGCCTACCACCTGGGCAACCGCCATGTGCCCATCGAGCTGCAGCCTGACCACCTCAAGATCGAACCCGACCACGTGCTGGCCGACATGCTGCGCGCCATGCACCTGATCGTGACCGAACAGGACCTGGCGTTTGAGCCCGAAGGCGGTGCTTATGCCGCTGGGCATGGCGGGGGGCACAGCCATGGGGAACATGGACATGGAAAGGGGCACGACCATCACCATGGTCACGAACACTCCCATGACCATTCACATGGCCATACCCACGAACATGGGCATAGCCACGATCACAACCATGCAGCCGCCCCCAGCGCCCCCAGCGCAGCCCCTGCCCGTGGGCGCACCGTGTCGATCCCCGTGGTCGCCCAAGGGCATGTACACGGCCCCGGCTGCAACCACGACCA
- a CDS encoding ATP-binding protein: protein MSMPPVPPADSGQPPQQVVKVRRDYNSWVATETMEDYALRYTPQRFRKWSEWRVANTAFGAASFLILEAVGATLLVQYGFINAFWAIVATGLIIFLAGLPISVYAARYGVDMDLLTRGAGFGYIGSTLTSLIYASFTFIFFALEAAVMAYALELVLDIPPRWGYLICALVVIPLVTHGVSAISRLQVWTQPLWLVMLVVPFGVVLLRDPGAFSGISHYGGEFIQGNRFNLPMFGAALTVGIALITQMGEQADYLRFMPAPTAGKRGRWWLGVLVGGPGWVVLGVLKMLGGALLAWLALTHMVPVERAVDPNQMYLAAYEYVFPHYGWAVAATALFVVVSQLKINVTNAYAGSLAWSNFFSRLTHSHPGRVVWVVFNTLIAFMLMEMNVFRAMGEVLGLYSNIAIAWIMSVVADLVINKPLGLSPKGIEFKRAHLYDINPVGVGAMALASIVSISAHLGLFGPLPQAFSAVIAMAVAFVAAPLIAWATRGRYYIARQSEPLSDPVAVPMHGPVPGARTADVGRYQRLVVQRCVVCEREYEAPDMAQCPAYRGAICSLCCTLDARCGDLCKPHASMAVQWSAALRWVLPRAVWRYLDTGLGHFLLLMLVIAPLLAAVMGLLYHQELNTIAQAMTDTDVLAAPEVALRSGLLKAYLALLVISGIVAWWLVLAHKSRQVAQEESNRQTGLLMREIELHRQTDEALQTARRVAEQARQQAEDARALADQANQAKSRYISAISHEIRTPLNSILGYAQLMGEDPTVPAHRKQAVHVIRRGGEHLLSLIEGTLDIARIESGKLTLDVAPMRFADGLHEIAGLFELQAAAKGLAFQFDVQGMIPEVVRADDKRLRQILINLLGNAIKFTARGTVTLRVRYAREMARIDVQDTGPGLTQEEIERIFEPFTRGGSAAGASATGAPGAGLGLTIAKMLTALMGGELTVTSQPGVGSVFHVKLFLPEVHADALGKAGTPALPRPAKARTGYAGERRRILVVDNEEPDRELLRQLLEPLGFELRQAASGHDALDLLATGYRPHAIFMDLAMPGIDGWETIRRIRAQGWAEAPDRDDGACIAVVSANAFDKTLDNDAGIRPEDFIVKPVRHTELLDWLERRLELVWVDAAAAGTGEQAGGAGHAKAPQPWAAVVASSSASNASHPSAEPAESTGAAAPSCPPQALLAELSHAVSLGYYRGILNALADIERQYPEHTAFVHHMRQLAQQFQFDAMGQALEQASS from the coding sequence ATGTCCATGCCCCCCGTTCCCCCTGCCGACTCTGGCCAGCCCCCGCAGCAGGTCGTCAAGGTGCGCCGCGACTACAACAGCTGGGTCGCGACGGAAACCATGGAGGACTACGCGCTGCGCTACACGCCCCAGCGCTTTCGCAAGTGGTCTGAATGGCGTGTGGCCAACACGGCGTTCGGGGCGGCATCGTTTCTGATCCTGGAAGCCGTAGGTGCTACGCTGCTGGTGCAATACGGCTTCATCAACGCCTTCTGGGCCATCGTGGCCACGGGGCTCATCATCTTTCTGGCGGGGCTGCCCATCAGCGTGTATGCGGCGCGCTATGGGGTGGACATGGACCTGCTCACGCGCGGCGCGGGCTTTGGCTACATCGGCTCCACGCTCACCTCGCTGATCTACGCCAGCTTCACCTTCATCTTCTTTGCGCTCGAAGCCGCGGTGATGGCCTATGCGCTGGAGCTGGTGCTCGACATTCCGCCGCGTTGGGGCTATCTGATTTGCGCGCTGGTGGTGATTCCGTTGGTCACGCACGGCGTGTCGGCCATCAGCCGTCTGCAGGTGTGGACGCAGCCGCTGTGGCTGGTGATGCTGGTGGTGCCGTTTGGCGTGGTGCTGCTGCGCGATCCTGGTGCGTTTTCTGGAATTTCGCACTACGGTGGTGAATTTATCCAGGGAAATCGCTTCAATTTGCCCATGTTTGGTGCAGCCCTCACGGTGGGCATTGCGCTCATCACCCAGATGGGGGAGCAGGCCGACTACCTGCGCTTCATGCCGGCACCCACCGCAGGCAAGCGGGGCCGCTGGTGGCTGGGCGTGCTGGTGGGCGGGCCGGGCTGGGTGGTGCTGGGCGTGCTCAAGATGCTGGGCGGCGCGCTGCTGGCCTGGCTGGCCCTGACGCACATGGTGCCGGTGGAGCGCGCGGTAGACCCGAACCAGATGTACCTGGCGGCGTACGAGTACGTCTTTCCCCACTACGGCTGGGCGGTGGCGGCCACCGCGCTGTTTGTGGTGGTGTCGCAGCTCAAGATCAACGTGACCAACGCCTACGCGGGGTCGCTCGCGTGGTCCAATTTTTTCTCGCGCCTCACGCACAGCCACCCGGGGCGGGTGGTGTGGGTGGTGTTCAACACGCTGATCGCCTTCATGCTGATGGAGATGAACGTGTTCCGCGCCATGGGCGAGGTGCTGGGGCTGTATTCCAACATCGCCATCGCCTGGATCATGTCGGTGGTGGCGGACCTCGTCATCAACAAACCGCTGGGCCTGTCGCCCAAGGGCATTGAGTTCAAACGCGCGCACCTGTACGACATCAACCCCGTGGGCGTGGGCGCGATGGCGCTGGCATCCATCGTTTCCATCAGCGCGCACCTGGGGCTGTTTGGCCCGCTGCCGCAGGCGTTCTCGGCGGTGATTGCCATGGCCGTGGCCTTTGTGGCCGCGCCGCTGATTGCGTGGGCCACGCGGGGCAGGTACTACATCGCCCGGCAGAGCGAACCCCTGTCCGATCCGGTGGCCGTGCCCATGCATGGCCCGGTGCCCGGCGCACGGACTGCCGATGTAGGCCGCTACCAGCGCCTGGTAGTGCAGCGCTGCGTGGTGTGCGAGCGCGAGTACGAAGCCCCCGACATGGCCCAATGCCCCGCCTACCGGGGTGCGATCTGCTCGCTGTGCTGCACGCTGGACGCGCGCTGTGGCGACCTGTGCAAGCCCCACGCGAGCATGGCAGTGCAATGGTCTGCCGCGCTGCGCTGGGTGCTGCCGCGCGCGGTGTGGCGCTATCTGGACACGGGCCTGGGCCACTTTCTGCTGCTGATGCTGGTGATCGCCCCGCTGCTGGCGGCGGTGATGGGGCTGCTGTACCACCAGGAGCTGAACACCATCGCCCAGGCGATGACGGACACCGATGTGCTGGCCGCGCCCGAGGTGGCGCTGCGATCGGGCCTGCTCAAGGCGTATCTGGCGCTGCTGGTCATCTCTGGCATCGTGGCCTGGTGGCTGGTGCTGGCGCACAAAAGCCGCCAAGTGGCGCAGGAGGAGTCGAACCGCCAGACAGGTTTGCTGATGCGCGAAATCGAGCTGCACAGGCAAACCGACGAAGCCCTGCAAACCGCACGCCGCGTGGCCGAGCAGGCGCGCCAGCAGGCCGAAGATGCGCGTGCCCTGGCAGACCAGGCCAACCAGGCCAAGAGCCGCTACATCAGCGCCATCAGCCACGAGATTCGCACCCCGCTCAACTCCATCCTGGGCTACGCGCAGTTGATGGGCGAAGACCCCACAGTGCCCGCGCACCGCAAGCAGGCGGTGCATGTGATCCGGCGCGGGGGCGAGCATTTGCTCTCGCTCATCGAGGGCACGCTGGACATCGCGCGCATCGAGTCCGGCAAGCTCACGCTGGACGTGGCCCCCATGCGCTTTGCCGATGGGCTGCATGAAATCGCAGGCCTCTTTGAGCTGCAGGCCGCCGCCAAGGGGCTGGCGTTTCAGTTTGATGTGCAGGGCATGATCCCCGAGGTGGTGCGGGCAGACGACAAGCGCCTGCGGCAAATCCTCATCAACCTGCTGGGCAACGCCATCAAGTTCACGGCGCGTGGCACGGTCACGCTGAGGGTGCGCTATGCGCGGGAGATGGCGCGCATTGACGTGCAGGACACCGGGCCGGGGCTGACGCAGGAAGAGATCGAGCGCATTTTTGAGCCCTTTACCCGGGGCGGTTCGGCCGCGGGGGCCAGCGCCACGGGCGCACCGGGTGCCGGGCTGGGCCTGACCATTGCCAAGATGCTCACCGCGCTGATGGGCGGCGAGCTGACGGTGACCAGCCAGCCCGGCGTGGGCTCGGTCTTTCACGTCAAACTCTTTTTGCCCGAGGTGCATGCCGACGCGCTGGGCAAGGCCGGTACCCCCGCTTTGCCGCGCCCCGCCAAGGCCCGCACCGGCTACGCGGGAGAGCGCCGTCGCATTCTGGTGGTGGACAACGAGGAGCCCGACCGCGAGCTGCTGCGCCAGTTGCTGGAGCCACTGGGCTTTGAACTGCGCCAGGCCGCCAGCGGCCACGATGCGCTGGACCTGCTGGCCACTGGCTACCGCCCCCACGCCATCTTCATGGACCTGGCCATGCCCGGCATTGACGGGTGGGAGACGATTCGCCGCATCCGCGCACAGGGCTGGGCTGAAGCGCCGGATAGGGATGACGGAGCCTGCATCGCCGTGGTGTCGGCCAATGCGTTTGACAAGACGCTGGACAACGATGCAGGCATCCGCCCCGAAGACTTCATCGTCAAGCCCGTACGCCACACCGAGCTGCTGGACTGGCTGGAGCGGCGGCTGGAGCTGGTGTGGGTGGATGCTGCTGCGGCAGGCACGGGCGAGCAAGCAGGCGGCGCAGGGCATGCCAAGGCTCCACAACCGTGGGCTGCTGTGGTGGCTTCATCCAGTGCATCTAACGCATCCCACCCATCGGCTGAGCCCGCAGAATCCACAGGTGCGGCCGCCCCCTCCTGTCCGCCCCAGGCGCTGCTCGCAGAGCTGTCGCACGCCGTCTCGCTAGGCTACTACCGGGGCATCCTCAATGCCCTGGCGGATATCGAGCGCCAATACCCCGAACACACCGCCTTTGTGCACCACATGCGGCAACTGGCACAGCAATTCCAGTTCGACGCCATGGGCCAGGCCCTGGAGCAAGCCTCGTCATGA
- a CDS encoding response regulator, whose translation MNASPTVPATPAAALLDRNSDVVLIVDDVPDNLAVLHDALDESGYTVLVAMHGEAALQRAAQALPDIVLLDAMMPGMDGFEVARRLKASPATAHIPIIFMTGLTETEHLVAALEAGGIDYVTKPIKPREVMARMQVHLGAARKARQDALQAREARNALDAFGYASITVRASDGRIVWQTPLARELLQSYFGEVGPDGAPTAFGQWAPEPVQAWLRRHVLADNAAELLAASLAEPPRLAVEQGARRLTFRLHQQAGDSEGGGDWLIVMREVSDAKIIESMSLSFKLTAREAEVLYWVVKGKINRDIGDILGASPATVKKHLERVFAKLGVETRTAAAAMAMNRIRQLHPQFEG comes from the coding sequence ATGAACGCATCCCCCACCGTACCTGCAACCCCCGCTGCTGCCTTGCTGGACCGCAACAGCGACGTGGTGCTCATCGTGGACGACGTGCCCGACAACCTGGCCGTGCTGCACGATGCACTCGATGAATCCGGCTACACCGTGCTGGTCGCCATGCATGGCGAGGCGGCGTTGCAGCGCGCCGCACAGGCGCTGCCAGACATCGTGCTGCTGGACGCCATGATGCCCGGCATGGATGGCTTTGAAGTCGCCCGGCGTCTCAAGGCATCCCCTGCCACGGCGCACATCCCCATCATCTTCATGACCGGCCTGACCGAGACCGAGCACCTGGTGGCCGCGCTGGAGGCCGGGGGCATCGACTACGTGACCAAGCCCATCAAGCCCCGCGAGGTGATGGCCCGCATGCAGGTGCACCTGGGCGCGGCCCGCAAGGCCCGGCAAGACGCCCTGCAGGCCCGCGAGGCGCGCAACGCGCTCGATGCTTTTGGCTACGCCAGCATCACCGTGCGCGCATCAGATGGCCGCATCGTGTGGCAAACCCCGCTGGCGCGGGAGCTGCTGCAAAGCTACTTTGGTGAGGTGGGGCCTGACGGCGCACCGACCGCTTTCGGTCAGTGGGCCCCTGAACCTGTGCAGGCCTGGCTGCGCCGCCATGTGCTGGCCGACAACGCCGCCGAGCTGCTGGCCGCATCACTGGCCGAACCACCGCGCCTGGCGGTAGAGCAGGGCGCGCGCCGCCTCACGTTCCGCCTGCACCAGCAGGCGGGCGACAGCGAAGGCGGCGGTGATTGGCTCATCGTGATGCGCGAGGTGTCCGATGCCAAGATCATCGAATCCATGAGCCTGTCCTTCAAGCTCACCGCCCGTGAGGCCGAGGTGCTGTACTGGGTGGTGAAGGGCAAGATCAACCGCGACATTGGCGACATCCTGGGCGCCAGCCCCGCCACCGTCAAAAAACACCTGGAGCGCGTGTTTGCCAAGCTGGGCGTGGAGACGCGCACGGCGGCGGCGGCGATGGCCATGAACCGCATCCGGCAGCTGCATCCGCAGTTTGAGGGGTGA
- a CDS encoding GNAT family N-acetyltransferase, whose protein sequence is MAAHPSQLHIRLDDLSDPRIEAFMEEHLRDMRATSPPESVHALDMARLRQPEIRFWTAWLPDEAAPSPGRLVGTGALKHLDDGHAELKSMRTAASVRGQGVGRAVLEHILGQAVDLGYQRISLETGSQPFFEPAHQLYLRYGFADCAPFGSYRPDPHSRFMTRAL, encoded by the coding sequence ATGGCCGCCCACCCATCCCAGCTGCACATCCGCCTGGACGACCTGAGCGACCCGCGCATCGAGGCGTTCATGGAGGAGCACCTGCGGGACATGCGCGCCACATCGCCGCCGGAGAGCGTGCACGCGCTGGACATGGCCCGGCTGCGCCAGCCGGAGATCCGTTTCTGGACCGCCTGGCTGCCCGATGAAGCTGCGCCCTCCCCTGGGCGGCTGGTGGGTACAGGCGCCCTCAAGCACCTGGACGACGGGCATGCCGAACTCAAATCCATGCGCACAGCAGCCTCGGTGCGCGGCCAGGGCGTGGGCCGGGCTGTGCTGGAACATATCCTGGGCCAGGCGGTAGACCTGGGCTACCAGCGCATCAGCCTGGAGACGGGCAGCCAGCCGTTTTTTGAGCCCGCCCACCAGCTGTATCTGCGCTACGGCTTTGCCGACTGCGCGCCGTTTGGCAGCTATAGGCCAGACCCGCACAGCCGCTTCATGACCAGAGCGCTGTAG